The following are encoded in a window of Gammaproteobacteria bacterium genomic DNA:
- a CDS encoding acetyl-CoA C-acetyltransferase codes for MKEEIVVVAAGRTAVGSFGGTLASLPASTLGAKVIAELLARSGIEPDQISEVILGQVLTAGVGMNPARQASIGAGLPYTVPAMTINKVCGSGLKAVHLATQAIRCGDATFIVAGGQENMSQSPHVVPNSRTGQRMGDWPLKDTMIYDGLWDVFNNYHMGGTAENVAKKYDISREEQDEFAATSQQRAEAAIKAGYFKEQIIPIEIPQRKGDPIVFDKDEFPRAGATAEGLGKLKPAFAKENGTVTAGNASGINDGAAAVIVTTRAHADKLGLEPLARIVAYSNAGVDPAIMGTGPIPASQRCLERAGWRAEDLDLIEANEAFAAQAIAVNRDVGWDVEKVNVNGGAIALGHPIGASGARILISLLYEMKRRDVSKGLATLCIGGGQGVALAVER; via the coding sequence ATGAAAGAAGAGATAGTTGTAGTGGCCGCCGGGCGTACCGCTGTCGGTTCGTTCGGCGGCACATTAGCATCCCTCCCGGCCAGCACACTCGGCGCCAAAGTCATCGCGGAACTGCTCGCCCGATCCGGTATCGAGCCTGATCAGATCAGTGAGGTTATTCTCGGCCAGGTGCTCACGGCTGGTGTCGGCATGAACCCCGCGCGACAGGCCAGTATCGGCGCCGGCCTGCCCTACACGGTGCCGGCGATGACCATCAACAAGGTCTGCGGCAGCGGACTCAAGGCGGTCCATTTGGCGACCCAGGCGATCCGCTGTGGAGATGCGACCTTTATCGTCGCCGGCGGCCAGGAAAACATGAGTCAGTCACCACACGTCGTGCCCAATTCCCGCACGGGCCAGAGAATGGGTGACTGGCCGCTCAAGGACACCATGATTTATGACGGATTGTGGGACGTCTTTAACAACTATCACATGGGTGGCACGGCAGAGAACGTCGCCAAAAAGTATGACATCAGCCGCGAAGAACAGGACGAATTCGCGGCCACTTCCCAGCAGCGCGCGGAGGCGGCGATTAAAGCAGGTTATTTCAAGGAGCAGATCATTCCCATCGAGATACCGCAGCGCAAGGGCGACCCGATTGTGTTCGACAAGGACGAGTTCCCGCGGGCCGGCGCCACGGCCGAAGGTCTGGGCAAGCTAAAGCCCGCCTTCGCGAAGGAGAACGGCACAGTCACCGCAGGCAATGCCTCCGGCATTAACGACGGGGCGGCGGCTGTTATCGTGACGACCCGCGCGCACGCCGACAAGCTCGGACTGGAACCGCTGGCGCGTATCGTGGCCTACTCCAACGCTGGCGTGGACCCGGCGATCATGGGCACCGGCCCGATTCCTGCCAGCCAGCGCTGTCTGGAACGCGCTGGCTGGCGCGCGGAAGATCTGGACCTGATCGAAGCCAACGAGGCGTTCGCCGCACAGGCAATCGCGGTCAATCGCGACGTAGGCTGGGATGTGGAAAAAGTAAACGTCAACGGCGGCGCGATCGCACTGGGCCATCCAATCGGCGCGTCGGGCGCACGCATTTTGATAAGCCTGCTGTATGAAATGAAACGCCGGGACGTCAGCAAAGGCCTGGCAACGCTTTGTATTGGTGGTGGTCAGGGTGTCGCTCTGGCTGTCGAGAGGTAA
- the phbB gene encoding acetoacetyl-CoA reductase: MKIDLTNKVALVSGGTSGIGSAICKEMADAGCKVVTNYRNEEKARKWTENCKKDGYEIRGFQCDVGDFDACKELVETIEKDIGPIDILVNNAGVSKDTTLRKMSQEQWNTVINTNLNSVFNLTRHVIEGMTKRGFGRVINISSINGQKGQMGQTNYTATKAGMHGFTKSLAQEVARKGVTVNTVSPGYIATDMVMAVPEDVREKIVATIPTGRLGEPEEVAYVTTFLASDLANFITGADISINGGQHMC; this comes from the coding sequence ATGAAAATTGATTTAACCAATAAAGTAGCGCTCGTAAGTGGCGGCACCAGCGGCATCGGCAGCGCGATCTGCAAAGAAATGGCAGACGCCGGATGCAAGGTCGTGACAAATTATCGCAATGAAGAAAAAGCGCGCAAATGGACGGAGAATTGCAAGAAAGACGGCTATGAAATTCGTGGATTTCAGTGTGACGTCGGTGATTTCGACGCCTGCAAGGAACTCGTTGAAACCATCGAAAAAGACATTGGCCCCATCGATATACTGGTGAACAACGCCGGAGTATCCAAGGACACGACCTTGCGCAAGATGTCGCAGGAACAATGGAACACGGTGATCAATACGAATCTGAACAGCGTTTTCAATTTGACCCGGCACGTTATCGAAGGCATGACAAAACGCGGATTCGGCCGCGTCATCAATATCTCATCCATCAACGGTCAGAAAGGTCAGATGGGGCAAACCAATTACACCGCGACCAAGGCCGGCATGCATGGTTTCACCAAGTCGCTCGCGCAGGAAGTCGCACGCAAGGGGGTTACCGTCAACACGGTTTCGCCCGGTTACATCGCAACCGACATGGTGATGGCGGTGCCGGAAGACGTGCGCGAAAAGATTGTTGCGACGATCCCAACCGGTCGGCTGGGCGAACCCGAAGAAGTCGCGTATGTCACGACGTTTCTCGCCTCGGATCTTGCCAATTTCATTACCGGCGCCGACATCTCTATCAACGGTGGACAACACATGTGTTAG
- the phaR gene encoding polyhydroxyalkanoate synthesis repressor PhaR: MATKAGQIRIIKKYPNRRLYDTEVSRYITVADVRDLVMRGGEFKVVDANSNADITRPTLLQIIMEQEAGGEPLFTADILSKMIRFYGDSVQGVFSSYLEKSLELFVEQQAQLQRQVRTMISGNTPLEMMSDLAQRNLEIWHDMQRNFLKASGVKAPPERGKTDK, encoded by the coding sequence ATGGCAACTAAAGCGGGACAGATACGAATAATCAAAAAGTATCCCAATCGGCGTTTGTATGACACAGAGGTCAGCCGCTACATAACGGTGGCGGACGTTCGTGACCTGGTCATGCGGGGCGGGGAGTTCAAGGTGGTCGACGCGAACTCCAATGCCGACATCACCCGCCCGACCTTGTTGCAAATTATTATGGAGCAGGAAGCCGGCGGTGAACCCTTGTTCACCGCCGATATTCTCTCCAAGATGATTCGCTTCTACGGCGACTCTGTACAGGGCGTATTTTCAAGTTACCTGGAAAAGAGCCTGGAGCTGTTCGTGGAGCAACAGGCGCAACTGCAAAGACAGGTCCGCACCATGATAAGCGGCAACACGCCGTTGGAGATGATGTCGGACTTGGCGCAACGCAATCTCGAAATCTGGCACGACATGCAGCGCAATTTCCTCAAGGCGTCCGGCGTCAAGGCGCCACCAGAACGAGGAAAGACCGACAAATAG
- the phbB gene encoding acetoacetyl-CoA reductase, with protein sequence MSYDKRVALVTGGIGGIGTEICKRLAHGARTVVAGHLPSEQAQADEWQSMRRAEGFEIELIAGDVSSFDSSAEMVRNVRECFGEIDILVNCAGITRDKTLRKMEPDYWNAVLTTNLDSVFNVTRQVVESMMAQGFGRIINISSVNGQKGMFGQTNYSAAKAGVHGFSMALAQEVASKGVTVNTVSPGYVETRMTAAVPEDIRNTIVAGIPLGRMAKPAEIAHAVAFLSLDESGYITGVNLPVNGGMYMS encoded by the coding sequence ATGAGTTACGATAAAAGGGTAGCGCTGGTTACCGGGGGAATCGGTGGTATAGGTACGGAAATTTGCAAGCGCCTTGCGCACGGTGCCCGCACGGTGGTGGCGGGCCATCTGCCCAGCGAACAAGCTCAGGCGGACGAATGGCAAAGCATGCGCCGGGCGGAAGGTTTCGAGATCGAATTAATCGCCGGAGACGTCAGCTCTTTCGATTCCAGCGCGGAGATGGTGCGCAATGTCCGGGAATGTTTTGGAGAAATCGATATCCTGGTGAATTGCGCCGGAATTACGCGCGACAAGACCTTGCGTAAAATGGAGCCGGATTACTGGAATGCGGTGCTTACAACCAATCTCGACAGCGTTTTCAACGTTACCCGTCAAGTTGTAGAGAGCATGATGGCGCAGGGTTTCGGCCGCATTATTAACATATCTTCTGTCAACGGGCAGAAAGGCATGTTCGGTCAAACCAACTACTCCGCCGCCAAGGCGGGCGTGCATGGTTTCTCCATGGCGCTGGCGCAGGAAGTCGCCAGTAAGGGCGTCACGGTCAATACGGTGTCGCCGGGTTATGTTGAAACCCGCATGACCGCGGCAGTGCCCGAAGACATTCGCAACACTATCGTCGCCGGTATTCCCCTGGGACGTATGGCGAAACCAGCCGAGATCGCTCATGCGGTCGCGTTCCTGAGCTTAGATGAATCGGGCTATATCACCGGCGTCAATCTGCCCGTCAATGGCGGCATGTACATGAGTTGA
- the rraA gene encoding ribonuclease E activity regulator RraA: protein MPNSNSDRKFTTADLYDEHGDDLQVVEPVFRDFGGCRAFHGEVRTVRCFEDNSLVREALETNGQNSVLIVDGGSSRRCALLGDQLAVLAEKNAWSGVIVNGCVRDSIALANASIGVKALACNPRKSVKLGAGERDIPVRFADVTFTPSNYVYADEDGIVISSRALF, encoded by the coding sequence ATGCCAAACAGCAATAGCGACCGTAAATTTACGACCGCGGATCTCTACGACGAGCATGGCGATGATCTACAGGTTGTGGAGCCCGTTTTTAGAGATTTTGGAGGTTGCCGCGCGTTTCACGGCGAGGTCCGTACGGTGCGATGTTTCGAGGACAACAGTCTGGTGCGCGAAGCATTAGAAACCAACGGTCAAAACAGTGTGCTGATTGTCGATGGAGGCAGCTCGCGACGCTGTGCGCTCCTGGGCGATCAACTGGCCGTGCTCGCCGAAAAAAATGCGTGGTCGGGCGTGATAGTGAACGGTTGCGTACGCGATTCCATTGCCCTGGCCAACGCCTCGATTGGCGTAAAGGCCCTAGCTTGCAATCCTCGCAAAAGCGTCAAGCTCGGCGCCGGTGAACGCGACATCCCGGTGCGCTTTGCGGACGTAACGTTCACGCCTTCGAATTACGTATACGCCGACGAGGATGGCATCGTTATTTCCTCGCGCGCGCTGTTTTAA
- a CDS encoding MBL fold metallo-hydrolase yields the protein MPIPNHETMTGGITCIDTGYYRPRMAACYLMEHNGQAAFIDTGTAHSVPRLLELLDHKQIARHDVAYVMPTHVHLDHAGGAGELMHHLPAARLVVHPRGARHMTDPGKLIAGATAVYGETTFKENFGTLRPVPEHRVILAEDGLELDLNGRRLLFLDTPGHARHHYSVYDEFTRGCFAGDVFGLSYRESDGPDGAFVFPTTTPVQFDPDAWCDSLDRLLSYRPERVYMAHYGMITAVESLANDLHRRIVQVAELAINSAARNLPSEQDRHQHLVARIEAFLLSELATAGVPLDRSEALALFELDIELNAQGLSVWLDRD from the coding sequence ATGCCCATTCCCAATCACGAGACGATGACTGGTGGTATTACGTGTATCGATACCGGTTACTATCGACCGAGGATGGCCGCTTGCTATTTGATGGAACACAATGGTCAGGCGGCATTTATCGATACCGGCACCGCCCACTCCGTTCCACGCTTGCTTGAGCTTCTGGATCACAAACAAATCGCGCGCCACGATGTCGCCTACGTGATGCCGACGCACGTTCACCTGGATCATGCGGGCGGTGCGGGCGAACTTATGCACCATCTGCCGGCGGCCAGGCTTGTAGTGCATCCGCGCGGCGCGAGGCATATGACCGATCCCGGCAAACTGATCGCGGGCGCCACGGCCGTGTACGGGGAGACCACGTTCAAGGAAAATTTCGGGACGCTACGGCCGGTTCCCGAACACCGGGTAATCCTGGCGGAAGATGGCCTGGAGCTGGACTTGAATGGTCGCCGTCTCTTATTCCTAGACACACCCGGACATGCGCGCCATCACTACAGCGTTTATGATGAATTCACCCGCGGCTGTTTTGCCGGTGATGTTTTTGGCCTCTCCTATCGCGAAAGCGACGGGCCCGACGGCGCGTTTGTATTTCCCACCACCACGCCCGTTCAATTTGACCCCGACGCCTGGTGCGACTCGCTTGACCGGCTGTTAAGCTATCGGCCCGAGCGCGTGTATATGGCGCATTATGGGATGATCACCGCCGTTGAGTCGCTGGCAAACGATCTGCACCGCAGAATCGTGCAAGTGGCGGAACTTGCTATCAACAGCGCCGCGCGCAACTTGCCGTCAGAGCAGGACCGACACCAGCATCTCGTCGCGAGAATCGAGGCGTTTCTGCTGAGCGAACTCGCAACCGCCGGTGTCCCGCTAGATCGTAGTGAGGCGCTCGCGCTATTCGAACTGGATATCGAGCTTAACGCGCAAGGCCTGAGCGTCTGGCTGGATCGCGATTAG
- a CDS encoding class I SAM-dependent methyltransferase, whose translation MPKPELASNHSHLNQQGATVPSSQGARHEFARGALRAWVYDRVLMGLTSGWYQQVLSRLPQGASVLDVGIGTGSAVARSANLVREKDIRIVGLDIDRDYLTHCEKVIRRAGLSDNVTPRLTSVYDHQGGPYDAVYFSASFMLLPDPVGAIRHVLSLLAPGGWIFFTQTFHHGKSALIEKVKPMLHRVTSIHFGRVTYEVDFLNVLEESGLELVEFLTMGSTRRASYRLAIARPLANDKPQTMAAGSI comes from the coding sequence ATGCCAAAACCTGAACTCGCATCCAACCACAGCCACCTCAACCAACAGGGTGCTACTGTCCCTTCTTCGCAGGGCGCCAGACACGAGTTCGCCAGGGGCGCCCTGCGTGCCTGGGTTTACGATCGGGTATTGATGGGGCTCACATCCGGCTGGTATCAGCAGGTTCTGAGTCGTCTCCCGCAAGGGGCGTCCGTGCTCGATGTGGGTATTGGAACGGGTAGCGCCGTCGCGCGTAGCGCCAACCTGGTGCGGGAAAAGGATATCCGGATCGTTGGTCTCGACATAGACCGCGACTATCTGACGCATTGCGAGAAGGTGATCCGCCGCGCGGGGTTGAGCGATAACGTGACGCCCAGACTGACCTCCGTCTACGATCATCAGGGCGGTCCTTACGACGCGGTGTACTTCAGCGCCAGCTTCATGCTGTTGCCGGACCCGGTCGGCGCAATCCGACATGTGCTGTCGCTGTTGGCGCCGGGTGGCTGGATCTTTTTTACACAGACGTTTCACCATGGGAAATCGGCATTGATCGAAAAGGTTAAGCCGATGCTGCACCGGGTCACCAGTATCCACTTTGGACGCGTGACATATGAAGTGGATTTTCTGAACGTGCTGGAAGAGTCCGGGCTCGAACTGGTGGAGTTTCTGACCATGGGCAGCACCAGGCGCGCTTCTTACAGACTGGCGATAGCGCGTCCCCTGGCGAACGACAAGCCCCAGACCATGGCCGCGGGCTCTATATGA
- the cysC gene encoding adenylyl-sulfate kinase, with the protein MTDNPTAKAVKKSSNTVWHHATVTRARRQQQNGHKSVVIWFTGLSGAGKSTVAHAVEEALHEQGRQTFVFDGDNVRHGLCSDLSFSEEARKENIRRVGEMAKLFVEAGVIGLTAFISPYRSDRQKVRELVAPGDFIEIYCRCSLEVCERRDVKGLYKRARRGEIKEFTGISSPYEEPLNPELVIETGAGSVDNCVEEVVSYLSRNSYLA; encoded by the coding sequence ATGACTGACAATCCCACAGCCAAGGCAGTTAAGAAAAGCTCTAATACGGTGTGGCATCATGCTACCGTTACGCGCGCGAGGCGGCAGCAGCAGAATGGACACAAATCCGTCGTGATCTGGTTCACCGGGCTGTCGGGCGCGGGCAAATCGACGGTGGCGCACGCAGTCGAGGAGGCGCTGCATGAGCAAGGCCGACAGACGTTTGTGTTCGATGGCGATAACGTGCGGCATGGTCTGTGCTCGGATTTAAGTTTCTCGGAGGAAGCGCGCAAGGAGAACATTCGTCGTGTGGGCGAGATGGCAAAACTATTCGTCGAGGCGGGTGTGATCGGATTGACGGCGTTTATTTCACCTTATCGTTCCGATCGACAGAAGGTGCGCGAGCTCGTGGCCCCCGGCGACTTCATTGAAATTTATTGTCGTTGTTCGCTGGAAGTCTGTGAGCGGCGCGATGTCAAGGGACTTTACAAGCGAGCGCGCCGCGGCGAGATCAAGGAATTTACGGGCATATCTTCACCTTACGAGGAGCCCCTGAACCCTGAACTCGTGATCGAGACGGGCGCGGGGTCAGTGGACAACTGTGTCGAGGAAGTGGTGTCTTATCTGTCCAGAAACAGTTACCTGGCCTGA